A single window of Granulicella mallensis MP5ACTX8 DNA harbors:
- a CDS encoding acyl carrier protein, whose translation MQQHDIYERLTTIFHDLFDDDSIELSPGLTAADVPEWDSFNHINLIVAIESRFGIKFQTAELESMHTVGHLADIVQSKLVAQGR comes from the coding sequence ATGCAACAGCACGATATTTACGAGCGGCTCACCACGATCTTTCACGATCTCTTTGATGACGATTCCATCGAACTAAGCCCTGGCCTCACGGCTGCGGACGTTCCCGAGTGGGACTCGTTCAACCACATCAACCTGATCGTAGCCATCGAGTCACGCTTCGGCATCAAGTTCCAGACCGCTGAGCTTGAATCGATGCATACGGTAGGCCACCTTGCCGACATCGTTCAGTCGAAGCTGGTCGCTCAGGGACGCTAG
- the treS gene encoding maltose alpha-D-glucosyltransferase has product MKKSCSATDPLWYKDAIIYELHVRAFADSNDDGIGDFQGLISKLDYLQDLGVTCLWILPFFPSPLRDDGYDIADYTSVNPSYGTIADFQQFLDAAHARNMQVMIELVINHTSDQHPWFQRARHAPKGSPERDYYVWSDSDQIYKDARIIFTDTEKSNWTWDEEAQQYYWHRFFSHQPDLNFDNPAVMEEVLKAMRFWLDMGVDAMRMDAIPYLVERDGTNCENLPETHAAIKAIRAAIDEGYENRLVLAEANQWPADVRPYFGDGDECHMAFHFPLMPRMYMALRQEDRLPITDIMAQTPDIPANCQWGLFLRNHDELTLEMVTDDERDYMYMAYSADPRMRVNVGIRRRLAPLLDNNRRRIELMNSLLLSFPGTPIMYYGDELGMGDNIYLGDRNGVRTPMQWNSDRNAGFSKAVPARLYFPVIMDPIWGYQAINVEAQLSDPSSLLHWTRNMIALRKLFQVFGRGSLEFLHPSNRKVLAYIRDHKYEDGASETVLCVANLSRFAQPVALDLAQFAGRQPMEMLGYVAFPEITDQPYTLTLAPYSFFWLELQPAPPKPEAPTIESPAEHEALAGIVPNKTQASPTLSIGILLQGGGHELLQQLLPNYLEQQRWFGSKSRKIRSATVGSSLALANSEYAVTLIDVTYDNGSTERYQLPLAIAAGDAAETLRKNSPKAILATLGDASSGSVLYDATASEGFRQALLEMFITSPKADATLVASHSPAFDPASLSQTESRVGSAEQSNTSLLFGQTAILKLFRRLQPGENPDVEISRFLTDVAHFDRIPAYLGELHHEADGTTLAFLQAFAANEGDGWSWFSEELIRFYESVANSPQPASYGKPASFLVEAEIPLDAQEHAGFSLEAAALIGTRTAQMHLALATPTDDAAFTAEITAAKDLALDSARIREQVEHTLGALKRNLAAIPDDLVDGAALLLSHRSELLKRTQSLAAAAPEAFGQRIRSHGDYHLGQLLHVKSDFLIVDFEGEPARPLEERRLKQSPLKDVAGMLRSFSYASRSTLDRYTQRRPEHSVTLAGWASLWENAVSTKFLQAYRDAIHAAGTQGESLLPKSSQADTMLRALLLEKSLYELLYELNNRPDWLHIPLSGLLALARDTA; this is encoded by the coding sequence GTGAAGAAATCCTGTAGCGCCACCGACCCACTTTGGTACAAAGACGCGATCATCTATGAGTTGCACGTACGCGCCTTCGCGGACTCCAACGACGACGGCATCGGCGACTTCCAGGGCTTGATCTCCAAGCTCGATTACCTGCAGGACCTTGGCGTCACCTGCCTGTGGATTCTGCCGTTCTTCCCCTCGCCGCTGCGTGACGACGGCTACGACATCGCCGACTACACCAGCGTCAATCCCTCTTACGGGACGATAGCGGACTTTCAGCAGTTTCTCGACGCGGCGCACGCGCGCAACATGCAGGTAATGATCGAGCTGGTCATCAACCACACCAGCGACCAGCATCCCTGGTTCCAGCGCGCACGCCACGCCCCCAAGGGCAGCCCCGAACGCGACTATTACGTGTGGAGCGATAGCGACCAGATCTACAAGGACGCCCGCATCATCTTCACCGACACCGAGAAGTCGAACTGGACCTGGGACGAAGAGGCCCAGCAGTACTACTGGCATCGCTTCTTCTCGCATCAGCCCGACCTGAACTTCGACAATCCAGCCGTGATGGAAGAGGTGCTGAAAGCCATGCGCTTCTGGCTCGACATGGGAGTCGACGCCATGCGCATGGATGCGATTCCCTACCTGGTGGAACGCGATGGCACCAACTGCGAAAATCTGCCCGAGACACACGCCGCAATCAAGGCCATCCGCGCGGCGATCGATGAGGGCTACGAGAACCGCCTGGTGCTGGCCGAAGCCAACCAGTGGCCCGCAGATGTGCGGCCCTACTTTGGCGACGGCGACGAGTGCCACATGGCCTTCCACTTTCCGCTGATGCCGCGCATGTACATGGCGCTGCGGCAGGAAGATCGTCTGCCCATCACCGACATCATGGCGCAGACACCGGACATCCCCGCCAACTGCCAGTGGGGACTGTTTCTGCGCAATCACGACGAGCTCACGCTCGAAATGGTGACCGACGACGAACGCGACTACATGTACATGGCCTACTCGGCCGATCCGCGCATGCGCGTTAACGTGGGCATCCGCCGCCGTCTCGCTCCCCTGCTCGACAACAACCGCCGCCGCATCGAACTGATGAACTCCCTGCTGCTGAGCTTTCCCGGAACGCCGATCATGTACTACGGCGACGAACTGGGTATGGGCGACAACATCTATCTCGGCGACCGCAACGGCGTGCGCACGCCCATGCAGTGGAACTCCGACCGCAACGCCGGATTCAGCAAGGCCGTACCCGCGAGACTCTACTTCCCGGTCATCATGGACCCTATCTGGGGCTACCAGGCGATCAATGTGGAGGCTCAGCTCAGCGATCCCTCCTCGCTGCTGCACTGGACGCGCAACATGATTGCGCTGCGCAAGCTGTTCCAGGTCTTCGGACGCGGCTCGCTTGAGTTCCTGCACCCGTCAAACCGCAAGGTTCTCGCCTACATCCGCGACCACAAATATGAGGACGGCGCGTCGGAGACGGTGCTCTGCGTCGCCAACCTCTCGCGCTTTGCCCAGCCTGTCGCGCTCGACCTGGCCCAGTTTGCCGGTCGTCAGCCCATGGAGATGCTGGGCTACGTCGCCTTCCCCGAGATTACCGATCAGCCCTACACCCTGACGCTTGCACCGTACAGCTTCTTCTGGCTCGAACTGCAGCCTGCTCCGCCTAAGCCGGAAGCGCCAACCATTGAGTCTCCCGCTGAGCACGAAGCTCTGGCGGGCATCGTGCCAAACAAGACGCAGGCATCGCCCACCTTGTCCATTGGAATTCTTCTGCAAGGCGGCGGGCACGAACTCCTCCAGCAACTGCTGCCGAACTATCTCGAGCAACAACGCTGGTTCGGCAGCAAGTCGCGCAAGATCCGTTCTGCGACTGTCGGCTCTTCGCTGGCGCTCGCCAACAGCGAATATGCCGTTACGTTGATCGATGTCACCTATGACAATGGAAGCACCGAGCGCTATCAGCTTCCGCTCGCCATCGCTGCAGGCGATGCAGCAGAAACGCTGCGCAAGAACTCGCCAAAGGCGATCCTGGCAACACTAGGAGATGCTTCGAGCGGTTCGGTACTCTACGACGCCACGGCAAGCGAGGGCTTTCGACAGGCGCTGCTGGAGATGTTCATCACCTCTCCGAAAGCCGATGCGACGCTCGTGGCCTCGCACTCCCCCGCCTTCGATCCCGCAAGCCTCTCGCAGACGGAGTCTCGTGTCGGCTCCGCGGAGCAGTCCAATACCAGTCTCCTGTTCGGTCAGACGGCCATTCTCAAGCTCTTCCGGCGGCTGCAGCCCGGCGAAAATCCCGACGTCGAGATCAGCCGCTTTCTAACCGACGTGGCGCACTTCGACCGCATCCCCGCCTATTTGGGCGAGCTTCATCACGAGGCCGATGGAACGACCCTCGCCTTTCTGCAGGCCTTTGCGGCCAATGAAGGCGACGGATGGTCGTGGTTCTCAGAGGAGTTGATACGCTTCTATGAGTCGGTTGCCAACTCTCCTCAACCTGCGTCGTACGGCAAACCCGCAAGCTTTCTCGTGGAAGCGGAGATCCCGCTGGATGCGCAGGAGCACGCAGGCTTCTCGCTCGAGGCCGCGGCACTGATCGGCACTCGCACCGCGCAGATGCATCTTGCCCTGGCAACGCCAACGGATGATGCCGCCTTTACCGCGGAAATTACCGCAGCCAAGGATCTCGCTCTCGATTCCGCACGCATCCGCGAACAGGTCGAGCACACGCTCGGAGCTCTCAAGCGCAACCTTGCAGCGATTCCCGACGACCTGGTCGACGGTGCAGCCTTGCTCCTGAGCCACCGCAGCGAACTCTTGAAGCGCACCCAGTCCCTGGCTGCGGCTGCCCCCGAGGCCTTCGGTCAACGCATTCGTAGCCATGGGGACTATCATCTAGGTCAACTGCTGCATGTAAAGTCCGACTTCCTCATCGTCGACTTTGAAGGAGAACCTGCGCGGCCGCTGGAAGAGCGGCGTCTGAAACAATCTCCGTTGAAGGATGTTGCCGGAATGTTACGCAGCTTCAGCTATGCTTCACGCTCTACGCTTGACCGCTACACCCAGCGCCGCCCGGAACACTCGGTAACTCTCGCGGGATGGGCATCACTCTGGGAAAATGCCGTGTCCACAAAGTTTCTTCAGGCCTATCGCGATGCAATACACGCCGCTGGTACGCAGGGAGAGTCACTGCTTCCCAAGTCGTCCCAGGCAGATACGATGCTTCGGGCCCTGCTGCTGGAGAAATCGCTCTATGAGTTGCTGTACGAATTGAATAACCGTCCCGATTGGCTGCATATTCCCCTGAGTGGCCTGTTGGCACTCGCCCGTGATACTGCTTAA
- a CDS encoding alpha-1,4-glucan--maltose-1-phosphate maltosyltransferase — MKPSEGRRRIVIEEIQPQVDAGRYPAKRVVGDLVEVTAAIFGDGHDHVAARLLYRHSSQRKWSSVPFSELSNDLWTATFSVDKLGPWNFTVEAWVDHFDTWVHDLGKRLAAQPDPKEPTQQTAPQDIPLALRIGANHLDAASSRAKGADAKALKLAAGQLRALAEANLPFYESPITAELEALAAKYPDLSFATKYPVELPLWVDRERARFSSWYELFPRSASPVAGRHGTLKDVEARLPEIAAMGFDVVYMPPIHPIGVAYRKGKNNSVTAEPGEEGSPWAIGAAEGGHTEIHPKLGTLADFDDLVKAAQAQSMELALDIAFQCSPDHPWVKQHPAWFVHRPDGTIQYAENPPKKYQDIYPLNFESSDWRGLWDALFGVFKFWVDRGVRVFRVDNPHTKALPFWEWCIAEVQAVAPDALFLAEAFTRPHVMYSLAKSGFTQSYTYFTWRTDKPGLQSYFEELTKPPVSDFFRPNVWPNTPDILHEQLQTGGRPMFMQRVILAATLSANYGIYGPAYELCEGRPAKPSPGKTGSEEYLDSEKYQIREWDRSSPLSIAPLITQLNKIRDASPALQRNESLHFHSCPNPNLLCYSKSTPDFSDTILVAVNLDPLNEQAGIIDLALDKLGLPWQGNFEVEDLLTGARYQWHDQWNYVALNPSVMPAHVFRIVRP, encoded by the coding sequence ATGAAACCAAGTGAAGGCCGCCGCCGCATTGTCATCGAAGAGATTCAACCCCAGGTCGATGCAGGCCGCTATCCCGCAAAACGCGTCGTCGGAGACCTCGTCGAGGTCACGGCAGCGATCTTTGGCGATGGCCACGATCATGTTGCAGCCCGCCTGCTGTATCGGCACTCCTCGCAGCGCAAATGGAGTTCCGTTCCCTTCAGCGAGCTTTCAAACGATCTGTGGACGGCAACCTTTTCCGTCGACAAGCTCGGCCCCTGGAACTTCACTGTCGAAGCCTGGGTCGACCACTTCGACACATGGGTACATGATCTCGGCAAACGGCTGGCAGCTCAACCAGACCCTAAAGAGCCAACGCAGCAAACGGCTCCGCAGGACATTCCACTGGCGCTCCGCATCGGAGCCAACCATCTGGATGCAGCCTCTTCGCGGGCCAAGGGAGCCGACGCAAAGGCACTAAAGCTTGCTGCGGGACAACTGCGCGCGCTCGCCGAGGCGAACCTGCCGTTCTACGAGTCGCCCATCACTGCCGAGCTGGAAGCGCTTGCGGCGAAGTATCCCGACCTCTCATTCGCCACGAAGTACCCAGTGGAGTTGCCTCTGTGGGTGGATCGCGAACGCGCTCGCTTTTCGAGCTGGTATGAGTTGTTTCCGCGCTCCGCCTCGCCGGTTGCAGGCCGGCACGGCACCTTGAAAGACGTCGAGGCCCGGCTTCCGGAGATCGCCGCGATGGGTTTCGACGTGGTCTACATGCCTCCGATCCACCCCATCGGTGTCGCGTACCGCAAGGGGAAGAACAACTCCGTAACTGCCGAGCCCGGCGAGGAGGGCAGTCCCTGGGCGATCGGCGCGGCAGAGGGTGGCCACACCGAGATTCATCCGAAGCTGGGCACACTGGCCGACTTCGACGACCTGGTAAAGGCGGCGCAAGCGCAGAGCATGGAACTGGCGCTGGACATCGCCTTCCAGTGCTCGCCCGATCACCCCTGGGTGAAACAACATCCTGCCTGGTTCGTTCACCGTCCGGACGGCACGATTCAATACGCCGAAAATCCCCCGAAGAAATATCAGGACATCTACCCGCTGAACTTCGAGTCGAGCGACTGGCGCGGCCTCTGGGACGCTCTCTTTGGCGTCTTCAAGTTCTGGGTCGATCGCGGCGTGCGCGTCTTCCGCGTCGATAACCCCCACACCAAGGCTCTGCCCTTCTGGGAGTGGTGCATCGCGGAGGTCCAGGCCGTCGCGCCCGACGCCCTCTTCCTCGCCGAAGCCTTTACGCGTCCGCACGTCATGTACTCGCTGGCTAAGAGCGGCTTTACCCAGAGCTACACCTATTTCACCTGGCGCACCGATAAACCTGGGCTGCAAAGCTACTTTGAAGAGCTGACGAAGCCACCCGTCTCGGACTTCTTCCGCCCCAACGTCTGGCCGAATACGCCCGACATTCTGCACGAACAGCTCCAGACCGGCGGACGGCCCATGTTCATGCAGCGCGTGATCCTGGCAGCCACACTGTCTGCCAACTACGGCATCTACGGCCCGGCCTATGAGCTGTGCGAGGGCCGTCCCGCGAAGCCGTCACCCGGAAAGACCGGATCGGAAGAGTATCTCGACAGCGAAAAGTACCAGATTCGCGAGTGGGATCGCTCATCGCCGCTGTCCATTGCCCCACTCATCACGCAACTCAACAAGATTCGGGACGCGAGCCCTGCGCTGCAGCGCAACGAGAGCCTGCACTTCCACTCGTGCCCCAATCCAAATCTGCTCTGCTACTCGAAGTCGACCCCGGATTTTTCGGACACGATCCTCGTAGCGGTCAATCTCGATCCGCTCAATGAGCAGGCCGGGATCATCGACCTCGCGCTCGACAAGCTCGGCCTACCCTGGCAGGGCAACTTTGAGGTCGAAGACCTGCTTACCGGCGCGCGTTATCAATGGCACGACCAATGGAACTACGTCGCGCTCAATCCCAGCGTGATGCCGGCGCATGTGTTCCGGATTGTGAGACCGTAG